The DNA segment CGGTTTGGGCTTGCTCACGGTAACGGTTGATAATTTTGTTCAGGTAAGAATGCAATGCCTGTGGCGTCGGTAAGTCATAACCAATTGCACCCGTTGGGCAGGCGCTTGAACAGCTGCCAGCGCCGTGGCAGAGGTAAGGATCGACCTCAATTTTCTTAGCGACACTGCTAATCGCATCGGCTGGGCAGAAGTTGAGGCAACGGTTACAGCCGTTGATGCCATTACGGTCATGGGCGCACAGGTCGGCATTGATTTTGACGTAACGGGGTTTATCAAATTGCCCCACTAGTTCAGGGAGTTGCTCCAGCGCATCGGCCAGTTTGGCTTCGTCTTGACCGACATAGAAATAACCCGGTGGCAGCATCTCTAAATTCAAGCAAGGTGTGCTGCTTAAATCGAGAATCAAGTCGAAATGAGGTTTACGAATGGCGACAACACTCAATTCCGCCGCGCCATTTTGATGCTCAACGCTGACCTGGAATTGACCTAAAAATCCTTTAATGCCAATGAGTTTGTTGTAGTAGCTTTCAACATCCGTCGCCGCAGCCATCACCTTTTCAAGGTGGGTTTCATCTTGGCTGGTAATCGCTTCGTTAGCCAAAATGACACGGCTCGCCATAGTGGACAATTTGTCCGCCGCGAGGCGTGCCAGATCCTCTGGGCCAATAATTAGCACAGTGCCTTCAGTGGTGTAGCTCACTGTTGGCGGGATCAGATTCTGTAAAATCTGCGTTTGGGCTAACACATTTTGCCGCGCTTGTTTTAGCGCAAGCTGGGTTTGATTGGTCATCAAATGAGTGCTCACATTGCGTTCCTGAACAGTACTTTGGCTGCTCTTTTATAGCTGTTTTGCTGCAGATTTAGGCGGTGATTTGAGACTAAGTCATTGCCTTTTCTGCTTTTATCTAAGTTTTTATCCCTTAGTACAGCAATTCACATACCAAAGTTATGGACATAAAAATTAGCTAAACTGACATTAAACAACTGGCTTTTGCATCTGAGCGGCAGGCTCTGGTGCATTTTGGGGTAGGTCATCAGTCTCCCCATCCAAATTGTCCGTGATCTGAGTGTTTGCTAACTCGGTTTCGACATCACTGTTTTTTGATTCCATTGTATTTTCTGCGTCCACCACCGCATCGTTAGGGATTGAGGCCAGATCTTCGTCTGACTCTTCATTCTCTTTGGTGATAAAACGGAATACTTTTTGGGCTAACTCAGCGGATACTTCAGGCGTCAGCTTTGGCTGATTACTGTAGTCGAGCGCATATTCCAACAGACCATCTATCTCATTGAAATGAGGCTGTTTCCACAAGGCTCGTAGCGCTGCTGTTTTGGCCGCGGGGTCAACATTGGCTCCCATAAACTTAGCAAAGCTTCCGCCAATCTCAATTTCTTCGGGATTGGGCAATTCCTCCGCGGTGAGGAGACGGTTGGGATCCTCCTCGGTTTTTGGGAGGGCATCTTGAGGTTCAGAAGTCGTCGCGGCAGGCTCTGCCGTGGTGTCAGGCTTTACTTCTGCAAGATTTTCGGCCGTAGTTTGGGCTGCAAGTGCGGCTTCTTCGGCTGCGACTTGCTCACGGCGCTGGCTCCAACGGCTAAAAAAGCCGTTAGCCTTAGGGGTTGAGTCAGTCATTAGTCCCTCCGCAATGGGTCGCGGCTAGGGCCTTGGTTTTTACGGTGGTCGACATGCTTGCGACGATAAGCGGCGATTTCAACTTCGCCGTATTGGGTGATAAAGGCTTCAATCCAGCAGGCGATGGCTTCGGGCATCAGCATGTTGATAACGGGAGTATTGCCTTCAAGGCAGCCTGCCGCCACGTTTTGATCCGCCGAGAGTAGCGCGGGGACCCAAGTGCCATCTGCCATTTCATCGCAGACCAAATACAGCATGGCATTGTCCATGTCGAGGTTGATGCGATAACTGGCGCGCTCATCTTTGTGCAGTTCAAGCAGCACTAAGGTCGCGCCTTCGGGGGCGTCGTGGGTGGCGGGCAGCAGATGATCGATTTCCCATTGTACCGAGGTCCAACGGCCCATTTGTTTCTCTACTTTTTTGAGCGAAACGTACATTGGCCAAACACTAGTAGTATGTTGCATTGTCTCTCCGTTTCAGCCGAGAGGGGACGAACCTGAGCTAACGGTTCTCTTTCCCCTACTGATTGCGATAAAAGGTCACTGCAATATTAATGCCATTAAACAGGGGTTATTTGTTTGAGGTGGATCATCAAAATAAGGGTGAATTTAGGACATTTTGTCTAATTGGACATTTTGTCTGGGACATTTACGCCCAGTGAAATATTCAGAATTGCGACGGATCACGCATTTAGTCCAGAGTTTCATACCTAGGTATAAATATTGCTATGCTGATGCCATCACACGTAACGCGGTAACATTATGATTTCTGATAATAGTTCTAATATTGCTCAGCAAGCACAGCCGAATGACCCTCCATCGTCAGCGAAGCCAGCCTTCACATTTGTGAAAACACAGGCTGAAGTGCCGTTAACGATCGCAGTCAAAGCCGTTGATGAGTCGGGCGAGGTGATTGATAAGCATGTT comes from the Shewanella seohaensis genome and includes:
- a CDS encoding DUF3306 domain-containing protein, whose product is MTDSTPKANGFFSRWSQRREQVAAEEAALAAQTTAENLAEVKPDTTAEPAATTSEPQDALPKTEEDPNRLLTAEELPNPEEIEIGGSFAKFMGANVDPAAKTAALRALWKQPHFNEIDGLLEYALDYSNQPKLTPEVSAELAQKVFRFITKENEESDEDLASIPNDAVVDAENTMESKNSDVETELANTQITDNLDGETDDLPQNAPEPAAQMQKPVV
- a CDS encoding DUF3305 domain-containing protein, producing MQHTTSVWPMYVSLKKVEKQMGRWTSVQWEIDHLLPATHDAPEGATLVLLELHKDERASYRINLDMDNAMLYLVCDEMADGTWVPALLSADQNVAAGCLEGNTPVINMLMPEAIACWIEAFITQYGEVEIAAYRRKHVDHRKNQGPSRDPLRRD